Part of the Deltaproteobacteria bacterium genome is shown below.
CTTCCATAATTTTTTGAAATCAAGGCCGCTTACGGACGTCAATACGTCAATGGTAAGGCCGCCGGAATCGACAAACAAAAGGGTGATTTTTTTATCGATGATCTCCCGGTTGGTGGGGGATGGTTTGACCAATTCCCCGCCGCAGACAGCCGCTTCGGCAAGCCCCTCTTTTTTCAGGAGAGCCCTTACTTTCGACAGAGTTTTTTCATCGGGTTCCACAAAAATGTCGAGGTCATAGGTGGTCTGGTCGGAGCCGTAGAAAGAGGCTCCCATCAGACCCACAACACCATAGCGAATGCCGGTTTTTGTCAGTTTCCCAAGGATTTTAAAGTAGGCGTGCATTACGGAGCCGGTTTTGCGTTGAGCCGAACCTGCCGCACAAACTCGGCGGCCTGAAGGATGGCCAGGATATTTCTTTTTATTTCCGGTGAAACTTTAACCGGCTTTTCTTTTTTTGCGCCCTTGAGTTTGGACCTCTCCCGTTTTTGTTTCCTCACAGGGTTAATTATATCGTCCGAGACGAAAATAGGAAGGGATTATTTGCCCAACAAAAATGTAAAGGATTGAATAACGGTTAAGCGGCGGATTTGTTGCGAGTTTTCAGGCGCGTTTTAAGAACCGATGGATCTCGTCATGGTTGCCGATTAAAACAAAGGCAACAACATTCTTCCGAAGCGAAAACAGAATGCGATCTTTGAGGTCGGTGCGTATCTCCCAGAAGGAACTTTTAAGTTTCTTCAACCCCAACCCCTCGGACCTCGGCCCCCCTTCAAAAAAATGGACCAGTTTCTCCAAGGCCTCCCTTGCCTTCTCCTTCCGGATCGGAGTCAATGAATCCCAAAGGCGGTCAAAGGCCGGTTTCCTCTCGTAGATCATCGGGATTTCACTTGAGACTCTTTAAAAATGCGCCGGCCGTTTTATACCGGCGCCCCTTTTCGGACATGAGCGCTCCGAGTTGCTCCCACTCATCCCGGGTAAATTCGTCCTCTGCGGCCTTAATTAAAGCCTTTTTAAGCACCACCGCATTGCCAAGGGGCTCCATCAACACCGTCTGGCCGGCCTTGATTTTAAGCATTTCCCGCAAATGTTTGGGAAGCGTCAACTGACCTTTGGATGTTAACGTGGAAATATAAGCTTCCATTTTGATTGGGGCCCTTTCGGCCCGTTTGGGGCTATTTTTACTCCGCAAATTCTTCGTTTCACTCCGAATTTGCTTCGCGCCTAAGCAAAGCTTAGGCTTGACTCGCATCATGGATTTCGCCCGCCACAAAGTATTGGCGGGCCAAACCCCGCGCCTCGCACTGGCAAAGCCAGAT
Proteins encoded:
- a CDS encoding nucleotidyltransferase: MHAYFKILGKLTKTGIRYGVVGLMGASFYGSDQTTYDLDIFVEPDEKTLSKVRALLKKEGLAEAAVCGGELVKPSPTNREIIDKKITLLFVDSGGLTIDVLTSVSGLDFKKLWKRHKPFVIDGQKIYAASLEDIIMSKSKANRTKDSLHLPRLRKLLKEKTAKSAQNS
- a CDS encoding AbrB/MazE/SpoVT family DNA-binding domain-containing protein: MEAYISTLTSKGQLTLPKHLREMLKIKAGQTVLMEPLGNAVVLKKALIKAAEDEFTRDEWEQLGALMSEKGRRYKTAGAFLKSLK